The Blattabacterium cuenoti genomic sequence TTTTATACAAAAATTTTATAAACCTTTTTATTTTATAAATACATCTCGTGGTGAATGCGTTATTACAAATCATTTAGTTAAAGCATTAAAAAATGGAAAAATATATGCAGCATGTTTAGATGTGTTAGAATATGAAAATTTATTATATGAAAATATTTTTCATTATAATCAAAATAATAAACAGTCCAAAACTTTCTTTGATCTTATTTATTCTGAAAAAGTTATACTTACTCCACATATTGCTGGATGGACAAAAGAATCTAAATCTAAAATGGATGAGATAATTATAGAAAAAATTATTTTGTTAAACCAACAACTAAATTCTAAAAAAATTATGCAAAATTTGAATGATTCAGATTCTGATAATTAAATTCTAACTTGATTTTCTAATTGAATTTTATAAATTTTTCTATATTTTCTAATATACATCTTTTAAGTATCTTCCTTCTTTTTTCATTTTTTTTATAAAAAATACCGGATCATATCCTCCTACTTTATCTATTACATTATAGATCATTTTTTCAACATCTATACTCATAGGATTTTTTTTACCACAAATATAAACATATGCTCCATTTTTTATCCATGAAAAAAATTCTTTTCTATTTTCCCATATTTTATCTTGCACATATATTTTTTTATTTTGATCTCTTGAAAAAGAAAGACTTACGCAATGAATAATCCTTTTTTTTTCCCAATTTTGAATTTCTTTTTGATATAAAAAGTCTGTATCAATATGTTGACCTCCAAAAAATAACCAATTTTTTCCTTTTCCTCCAATATATTCTCTTTCATATAAAAAAGAACGAAAAGGAGCTATTCCAGTTCCAGGTCCAATAAGAATTATATCTTTATCATAATTTTTTGGTAACCTAAAGAATCGGTTTTTATGAATAAAAAAGTATAATCTATCTCCTTTTTTTAATTTAGATAAAAAATCAGAACAATGACCAAACACATTTTTTCCATTTAATTGAAAAGAATGACGAGATACAGTAATATGTATTTCATTATGATGAACTTTAGGAGAAGAAGATATAGAATATAATCTTGGTTTTATTGGTTCCATTATTTCCATTAAATTTTTTAGGGAAAACTCTTTTTTGAAAGGAAATTCTTTTAGAAGATCAATAAGTCTCCATTTATTATTATTATCATGATTACGATTAATAAAAATATCTTTTCTTTCAGATAAAGAAAAATATTTTTTTAGAAAATTGTCTGATAAACAGAAAATATTAAATTTTTTTTTAAAAAGATTCAATATTTTCTGTTTATATTTTTCTTCTTTTAATTCGTATCTTATATCTTCATTTTCCAATAAAAATTCCATTATAGAATCAACTTCTTCTGAAGAATTTTCAGGGAATATTCCTACAGAATCACCAGGAAAATATTTAATATCATTTTGTACAAAAATTTCAATATGACGAATTTCTTTATTAGATCCTTTTTTTTTATTACTTAATGATATATT encodes the following:
- a CDS encoding diflavin oxidoreductase; its protein translation is MLSESNKKTLIKLIKESSQEEIIWICGYISGLLCPDSVEYSFDFIKKKELEKNITLVYGTETGNSRNLAFDIYQKLKLKGLNISSVDLNLYPLQNLEKEDYLFIIISTYGEGEPPSSAKNFFDFIHKKGVLLKKLKYGVLALGDRSYPFFCKAGVDVDKRLHDMGGVRIISLHKCDVDYEEEANKWYLKILNFFQKGEFEKKNERTIIYGKISNNISLSNKKKGSNKEIRHIEIFVQNDIKYFPGDSVGIFPENSSEEVDSIMEFLLENEDIRYELKEEKYKQKILNLFKKKFNIFCLSDNFLKKYFSLSERKDIFINRNHDNNNKWRLIDLLKEFPFKKEFSLKNLMEIMEPIKPRLYSISSSPKVHHNEIHITVSRHSFQLNGKNVFGHCSDFLSKLKKGDRLYFFIHKNRFFRLPKNYDKDIILIGPGTGIAPFRSFLYEREYIGGKGKNWLFFGGQHIDTDFLYQKEIQNWEKKRIIHCVSLSFSRDQNKKIYVQDKIWENRKEFFSWIKNGAYVYICGKKNPMSIDVEKMIYNVIDKVGGYDPVFFIKKMKKEGRYLKDVY